ATTATCTTGCAAATCCCCAAGGATTGTACAGTGCTTTGATCCGGCATTGGAAGGCCATCTACACGGTTGTGCCACTCTTAATGTAGCATATTACTGAGAGTCTTGATACTGTTGTACTACGATACATCTGGTATGTTCTAGTAGATGTGATTTTAAGCTTGTAATGTTTTTCTCTTCTCTTTGCTTCAACATTCGTTGATACAAATGCTCTCTTAAAATCGTGAATTTTGCCACGTCCTTGCGCCTTGTGCAACTGTTGGTTCCATTTTTCTCTTCTCCAAGataagtttgtcatgggagaattATTTTGTCTTTGCGGTGTAACAGATCTGTGCAAAATTATGTTTCTCATGGATGCATGCTAACTTGCTATTTTCTGACTTGTGTATTCGCCCAAGATTCTGTATGGCATAATTCAGTTTTTCCTAATTAGGCATGGTACTCCTTTATGTTATTATTCCTTTATGAATAACAGTGGCATGTTctgcctccattcctaaatataagtctttttaaagattccattacggactacgtacgaagcaaaatgagtcaatctacgctctaaagtatgtctatacatccatatgtagttcatagtaaaatctctaaaaagacttatatttaggaacggagggattaGTTATCTATGGTAACGATTTAACTGTATGTCTAGTGGCTCCAGCTTTCATTAGGCTTGCTCCTGTGTGCATTCACTTTCCTCAAGTTAAAGTTGATTCTGAAATCTGCAAGAGACAGTTCCATTACTCTGACGTGCAGTTTACTATGCTTTTCGCATATCACACCATAATTTCGAGGGTTCTATGCCCATATCACCCCGTTAAATTTTCTTCCTTTTCTGCAGTCACGTAATGCTGAAAGGTGGGGTACATAATTTCGACGGTTCTGTGCCCATATcgccctgttttgttttcttccttTTTTGCAGTCACGTAATGCTGAAAGGTGGAGTACTTCCGAGAACACAAATGTTGCCTAGTTATTTGCTTGAATCTAGAGCATCTCGGTGCAGTCTTTGTTGCTTATGCTTCTCCTAAGAGCCTAATAGTAGTAGTAAACCACTTGTGTGTACCTGTGACGGTGGAATGGTGGATCTAATATCTTTGCCTTATAAATAGAACATGTGAGGTGCTACAtagtatgtagtccatattgcaATCTCTAATAGTTTTTTTTTTTCTCCGTACGTAGTCTATATTGCAATCTTTGAAtgatcttatatttagaaacggtggAAATATATGATCGGGTGGTGATTTCGCACACGCTTGATCAGGATCAGTAGGCAACCTCATGCGTTTCTTCACTGGGCACTCGCCCTTCACCACTTTCTCGTACCAACGGCCGTTGAAACCTCAATTCACTTGGAAGGTGGTGCTTTGCTTTACTCAGTGACCGGCCGTGTTGATCTTGATGAACTTTTGCCTTGTTTTCGTCTGGAAGGAGGTCGCATTCAATTGCTGCTTGTGTTGCCGCGCCGTATTCTTCCACCCCTTTTGTCGTTCGGCCGTTCCTCTCAGTCTTTTTTTTTGAAGGGAAAATTGCCGCTTTATTTACTCTAGGAAACTCGTAATTTCATCCGAGATAATAGAGAGAACAACATTCGGAGGAACCCCCAACCAAAGTTTATCTTCCAGCCCAACCTTAGCTAACTTATCAGCAGCACCATTCGCCGGACAACGCACCCACGAGACCTTGGCATCATCAAACATCCCCATTAAAGATTTAACCTCCTGGATCCACGGTCCCAACGCCGACAGATTCTTGGCCTGATTGTTCAACATCTCCACCACCTCCTTCGCATCCAGCTCGACGTGCACCCtagtagcaatgatctccaacgCCAGTTGGAGAGCCCGTTTGCAAGCAAGGATCTCAGCTGAGGTAGGGTCGACTGTAGTGGGGAAATGATGACAGCTAGCCGCCAGGAAGGCCCCGTTGTGATCGCGAAGCACtgcacctcccccccccccccccacaccctCGCCCCGCCTGGGCACCGCACCATCGGAATTCACCTTAACCCAACCTTCATCTGGTGGCCTCCATCGCTATGGAAGTTTTACCTTCGGCACCGGTGGCGTCTTCCCATTGACCTCGTGCCATTCCTCCATGTGTTGAGCTACACtggccatgatttcatgtggagGAGCAATCTGTTTCCCCTCTCTAGTGTCATTCCGTGCTAACCAGAGCCCATATGCAGCTTGCATCATAGTCTCCCTATCCGCCGCCGACACACCTGCAAACCACTCTAGCAACCAGCGAGCGAGAGCACTCTGGGAGCACAACGAACTCGGTAGGATTGCCACCGAAACCCCCTTCTCCGAGTGCATCAATTGCCAGAAACGAAACTAAAACGCACCAGGAACCTGACGCCGACGCGTGCAGGTGTAAAATTCAGTTCCACACGTCCATCTTCCTCTACAGCCCCACATTCCCCTGCAGCTTTACCAGCAGTACATCAGAGAGGAAGGGTCATGGGTGCTAAAATCCTACagtagtactcccttcgttcttaaatataagtctttttaaaggttttactagaggattacatacggatgtatatagacatactttaaagtgtagattcactcattttgctccgtatgtagtcccttagtgaaatctcttaaaagacttatatttaggaacagagggagtacatggcAAAATTCAGCTCGGGGATGTACTTTTACGCCGGATGCATAGCATTTTGCTGGCCTCTCTGATGACAGGCCCGACTGGGTAGTGTTCTCTCCAAGGAACGTGCCCCTTTTCTTCCTGAAGTTAACGTGCCCCTTTTCGTGCTCATGCAGCAGCAGCTCTGCTCACCCTCCTCTCGTTGTTTTTCTAACCAAAACTTCGTTTTCCTTGGTGGGTCGTCGTCGGTTTCGTTCGTCGGTTGACGTCGCGGCTTCTTCACACCAACCCGGCCCTTTTTCTTCCACCAGACATGTACGCACGAGCTCGGCGATGATTGTCTGCTAAGAAATGCAAAGGATTCATTGATGAGTGGCAGCGCGAGGTTGCGACGTGCTACTGGGATCGCGAACCGTTTTAAATTTGTACCATGCATATTTTTGGCTCGGGAAAGGGAGTGTGAGTGGCAAGCAAGCAAGTCATCACGACGACAGGTTGGAGATCGCATCTGCGTAGCTGGACGGGCCGTCGGAGCGCATCTGAGTTCTATGCAGGTTGTAGGTTGGTCATCGACCCCACATTTTATGGTGGGTGGCTGTCGTCTTGTTTATACCCCATTTTACAAATCGGAGGATCTGTCGCCCAACGTCTCACCGGAAAAATGTGACTGTAAGAGCATCTGCATTCTGTCAAAATCCCGCATGCTATACGCCCGTGAAAAGTGATCTTACACTCCTTACATTTTTTCGTCCACGGCCGTGAATCTCATATCATTATATCCATACTAAAGCATGCAACGTAGAATTAAACTGTACAGATCAAACGGACATACAACAACTTGAGCAAATGGACATAAAAAAAACAAACATCATTCACATAAACTTTACCAAAATTCACCATGGTTCAGCGGACGGGCAAATTCAACCAGGATTACTAAAAGCAAAAAATTAAAGTTGAATGACGGAGTGAGCTTCATCACTTCCTCGCCGGCCCTTTGCCCTTCCGGTCGCTGACATTGCTGTAGGCGTCCACGGCAGGATGCGGGTCGACGTAGCCGTCGGAGCAGAAGGAAGAGGAGGTGACGATGTAGCCCTCCAATCATCGGACGATGCGGTCCTGCTACAGCTTGAGTTTCACCACCCTTGTCGCTGCCTCCGCTACCTTGCGCCCGGACTGCTAAAGCCGGAGCGCCTTGGCGTTCTTCCTCCGGAGTCGGCGGGCGTCCGTTTTCGCCATCATAAGTGACTGGACATAGACCCACGCAAGGAGTCGCTCCTCCTCGTTGGCACTGCCGGCATCCCGTGACCTCGACGAGAGGACTGTGCAACCGCCTCTCTCTCCCTTGCCCGCTGCCTCTTGCAGCGTGCGACGCGCGCCTCCGATTCAGGCGGGCACGTCCGTGGCGCCGACAGAGCGGGAACTAGCCCCCATTGATGCCCTTGCGGAGCAGCCTCCGACACAGAAGGTGGTCGATGGAAGACTAAGCTTCCCATGCGGGAGCTGtgcgccgaggggggggggggcaactccGCGTCCGCGCTGCGTCGGTGGGTGAGTGGCGACACAGCAGATTCGGAACTGCCCCCTCCTCACCGCATGTCCACCCGCCCGCTCCATCGTGATGCGGAGGGAcaactcatcctcgtcatcggcCGCCTCGCACACAAAAGCGTCCCAGTCAGCCATAGTCGGAGCGGCTGCCGAAGCTCGACATGGTGGATGAATGTTGGATTGGATTGAAACCAAGAAAGGAACAAGAAGAGACGGAGCGGATTGAAGTGAAGTGGAATGTAGGGTTTGCTCCGGATTAGGGGTTTTGTGGGGGCAAATTGGGGGTTAGAGGTGGGCCGGGCTAAAATGGCAGACGTGGTTTATGTGTGGATAAATTGGGGTCAATGGTGGGTCGGGCTAACATGGCGGATGCGTCCGGGCCGTCCCATATCGCCCTAAATTTTGGCTGGATATGAGGAGGACCAgacatcatgactcttgagatcgGTTTAAAGTGTTCGAGTGAGTCTTTTTTGTGACCAGCCAGTGACCACCCGGGCGTTTGAGGCCGGTTTAACCGGTTGTggatgctctaagagcatctacaatcaAATTTTCCAATTTGACTCACTCATGAGACATGAGGGAGAAGCAAAAAGTTGATTCAATCGAATCCCTCAAATCCATCTTAAATGACAGGCTATCCGCCATTGTTTATATTCATCTTATATATAAGATGAGTACGAGGAGTCTCTGGGCAATAGTGTTGCGTCCGTCACATAAAATTGGACCAACCACAAATATTTtttccttattattattattttctttctctctccaTCTTTATTAATCACATGTATGTGACCAGACGtataagaaaataaaataaaagacatgaATGCATGGACACACAGATATGAAGTAAAAAAGGATCACATTCAAATACTGACTGGACGTGTCTTCATGCTTCAAGGTCAAATTTGGTGCTCCAAGGGTCATCTTCATGTTTCCTTCTGGAACGAAAACGCCACCTCCACCTGTATTTTCGACAGGAAAAAGGCGCCGCGATTGCCTGCGTGCTCCTGGGTGGGAAGCTGCAGACCTGCAGTATTCCGGAATCTACTGTGTAGGAGTATTCATCTGCGTTGGCGTTTTGCAGCAGCTTCCAAGAACCATACCAACCCTTCACcgctaaaaaaaagaaaaaggaaaggagaaCCGTACCAACCCCACCGACGGTCCAGATCTGAAACGGGAGACCGACCGATACGAGGCAGTAGCACAACCGTACCGTACACGAGCACATGCCGCACATCCCCGTTCCGGCGTTTTGGCTGGGCCCACATGTCACTCTCCCGGTTAGGCTCCCCGCCAACCTGCCCAACCCACCCGGGTCAAACCGGGACCAAATCGCCACACGTACCACCACGTGTAGACTGCTGACCAACACCAGCGGCGGGGCCCGGCCTGGAGCACCGAACCGGTCCACGACCTACCTCATAAACCTTCAAATCTCCCCCAAAAAAACACAAATGTCCTCCGAATTCAAACAGCGCGCGGCTGTAGATTTGAGAGGGGAAGAAATCAAAACTGCGCCGATTTGAGTGGCGCGTGTGTGCGTGTTTGCGGGAGTAGTACAAGTAGTAGTATAAGATTGGCGGGGTTCGTGCCCTCTCCCTCGATTTTGCCGGCCGAGCGTTTACTTCCCTGCTGTATtcttctcgtcctcgtcctcgatctCGAGGGCGGacggagagatagagagagagagaggggcgggtggCCTCGGGCTCGGGAGCGTCGCCCATGTTTTGACCTCGCCCAGGTCGCCGCCTCCTCCTTGTCCGCACCCCGCGATCCAGATCTGAGGTGACCGCCCCTTCCCTTCTCCCCCCAGCTCCCccatttccttcttcttcttccctgcgTTACCCGTCGACCGTCTGGGCGGCCGGATCTGGATCCTCTGCCTCTGCCGCTGTGGCTGGGTCGGGTTAGAGCGGGATCCGTGCCGCCTCGTCGGGCCGCTGTTGGTATAGTTCGTTTTCCCGCTGGTTATCGTAGTCAATTTCAGGGGATTGTTGGCTGGTCCAGACATGCTCGTTCGTTCTTCCCGGTGAATggcggttgttgttattgtcggttTCAGAGGATCGGTCGATTACGTGTCTCTGTTGCTTGCTATCTCCGCAGCTTCGGGTGTAGGAGTATTGGTCTGTGCTCGGTAGATCGTCTGTGTTTGATTTCGCGCATGCATGTTGGCGGTTAGATAAATGAGTACTCTGTTCGATGCACATGCGTTCCTGTTCTCTTTAATTATGTGTTTTGTTGCTATCTGCTCATGATTACATCaacgaaacaaaaaaaaatatggCGATTCTGTGAAATGAATTGATCCGTGTTTCTTCTATACAATTTTCGTCCAGGTGGAGCTCTTGATTGATCGCCTGCAAGGAGTCTGTTGCTGCAATGGTCTCCAAGATGCCATCggcccggtggatctcggcttccCTGCTGGTCATTCTACTGAGCCTGCAGCCCATCGCCGACGCCTTCTACCTCCCGGGCACCTTCATGCACACCTACGAAGCCGGCGAAACGATCGCAGCCAAGGTCAACTCGCTCACGTCCATCGAGACCGAGCTGCCCTTCAGCTACTACAGCCTTCCCTACTGCAAGCCCACGGAAGGCGTCAAGAAGAGTGCCGAGAACCTCGGCGAGGTTCTCATGGGTGACCAGATCGACAACTCGCCGTACCACTTCCACGTCAACACCAACGAGTCGCTGTACCTTTGCACCACCGACCCGCTCACCAAGGAGCAGGCCGAGCTGTTGAAGAACCGGGCGCGGAATCTGTACCAGGTCAACATGATCCTGGACAATCTGCCGGTCATGAGGTTCACTGAGCAGAATGGGATGACAATCCAGTGGACCGGATACCCTGTCGGGTACAACCCCATGGGGAGCAGCGAGGATTATATCATCAACCATCTCAAGTTCAGGGTTTTGGTTCATCCGTACCAGGCGCAAGGTGATGTTGTGGTCACAAGTGAGGATGGTGTTGCTATGGTTGAGTCTGACCGCAAGAGCGGCTTCCAGATTGTTGGCTTTGAGGTTGTTCCTTGCAGTGTGAAGCGTGATCCTGCAGCCATGTCCAAGCTCAGGATGTATGACAAGGTTGACTCTGTGAACTGCCCGTTGGAGCTTGAGAAGTCTCAGGTGATCCGTGAAAAGGAGCGGATTACATTTACCTATGAGGTTGAGTATGTCAAGAGCAACATCAAGTGGCCGTCAAGGTGGGATGCGTACCTGAAGATGGATGGTGCTAAGGTGCACTGGTTCTCAATCATGAACTCCATGATGGTTGTCTTCTTCTTGGCTGGTATTGTGTTCGTCATATTCTTGAGGACTGTCCGAAGGGATCTGACACGTTATGAGGAGATGGACAAAGAAGCCCAAGCTCAGATGAATGAGGAGCTTTCAGGATGGAAGCTTGTTGTTGGTGATGTCTTCAGGGAGCCCTGCTGCTCAAAGCTGTTGTGTGTTATGGTCGCTGATGGTATCCAGATCACCGGCATGGCAGTCGTTACAATCGTGTTTGCTGCTCTGGGTTTCCTCTCACCTGCTTCCAGGGGAATGCTCTTGACCGGAATGATCGTCCTCTACCTCTTCCTTGGAATTATTGCTGGATATGTTGGTGTCCGTCTCTGGAGGACTATCAAACAATCCACAGAAGGGTGGAAATCTGTTGCTTGGCTGACCTCCTGCTTCTTCCCTGGCATTGTTTTCATCATCTTGACCGTGCTGAATTCCATCCTGTGGGGTAAGAAGAGCACTGGAGCTTTACCTATTTCACTCTTCTTCACCCTCTTGGCCCTGTGGTTCTGCATCTCCGTGCCACTCACTCTTATTGGAGGCTTGCTAGGCACACGGGCTGCAGGCATAGAATTCCCTGTCCGTACCAACCAAATCCCAAGAGAGATCCCTGAGCGCAAGTTCCCTTCATGGCTGCTTGTGCTTGGTGCAGGAACATTGCCTTTCGGCACCCTTTTCAttgagctcttct
This genomic stretch from Hordeum vulgare subsp. vulgare chromosome 6H, MorexV3_pseudomolecules_assembly, whole genome shotgun sequence harbors:
- the LOC123401035 gene encoding transmembrane 9 superfamily member 12-like; translation: MVSKMPSARWISASLLVILLSLQPIADAFYLPGTFMHTYEAGETIAAKVNSLTSIETELPFSYYSLPYCKPTEGVKKSAENLGEVLMGDQIDNSPYHFHVNTNESLYLCTTDPLTKEQAELLKNRARNLYQVNMILDNLPVMRFTEQNGMTIQWTGYPVGYNPMGSSEDYIINHLKFRVLVHPYQAQGDVVVTSEDGVAMVESDRKSGFQIVGFEVVPCSVKRDPAAMSKLRMYDKVDSVNCPLELEKSQVIREKERITFTYEVEYVKSNIKWPSRWDAYLKMDGAKVHWFSIMNSMMVVFFLAGIVFVIFLRTVRRDLTRYEEMDKEAQAQMNEELSGWKLVVGDVFREPCCSKLLCVMVADGIQITGMAVVTIVFAALGFLSPASRGMLLTGMIVLYLFLGIIAGYVGVRLWRTIKQSTEGWKSVAWLTSCFFPGIVFIILTVLNSILWGKKSTGALPISLFFTLLALWFCISVPLTLIGGLLGTRAAGIEFPVRTNQIPREIPERKFPSWLLVLGAGTLPFGTLFIELFFILSSIWLGRFYYVFGFLFIVLFLLVIVCGEVSLVLTYMHLCVEDWKWWWKAFFASGSVAFFVFLYSINYLVFDLRSLSGPVSATLYLGYSLIMAFAIMLSTGAIGFLLSFYFVHYLFSSVKID